The following are from one region of the Sphingobacteriales bacterium genome:
- the nrfH gene encoding cytochrome c nitrite reductase small subunit encodes MIKRVFQIIRPEGKWKIAASVIGGAFLGIAIYLFIVSNASSYLSDDPATCVNCHLMSPQYSTWYHSSHREVTNCNDCHVPHNNVINKYFFKAKDGLRHATVFTLRNEPQVIFIKSAGIKVVQENCKRCHEKLNENTELKNLTGEKYLRGEDKVCWSCHREVPHGRVNSLSSTVHTFAPLPEDIKLKK; translated from the coding sequence ATGATAAAGAGAGTTTTTCAGATAATACGACCTGAAGGTAAATGGAAAATAGCCGCTTCAGTAATCGGGGGGGCATTTTTAGGAATAGCTATCTATTTGTTTATTGTTTCCAATGCTTCTTCTTACCTTTCTGACGATCCAGCTACATGTGTGAACTGCCATCTGATGTCGCCTCAATATTCGACATGGTACCACAGCTCTCACCGGGAAGTTACCAACTGCAACGATTGTCATGTGCCTCATAATAATGTGATTAACAAATACTTTTTCAAGGCAAAGGACGGGCTAAGGCATGCCACTGTATTTACCTTGCGAAATGAACCTCAGGTAATTTTCATCAAAAGTGCAGGGATTAAGGTGGTTCAGGAAAACTGCAAAAGATGTCACGAAAAGCTGAATGAAAATACAGAGCTGAAAAATCTGACAGGAGAAAAATATTTAAGAGGAGAAGATAAGGTTTGCTGGAGTTGTCATCGTGAGGTACCACACGGGAGGGTAAACAGTTTGTCGAGCACGGTACATACTTTTGCCCCTCTTCCGGAAGACATTAAACTGAAAAAATAA